A window of the Haloquadratum walsbyi C23 genome harbors these coding sequences:
- a CDS encoding NAD(P)/FAD-dependent oxidoreductase: MTQSYVIIGDGVAGSSAAETLRGEAPDADITVLTDEGESLYNRILIKEYAKGKLPAAPISIHDVSWYDDRDINLELNTLVVDIDVTEHTIETHHGDVYDWDKLLLATGGTPTQLPVENADANGVHHFWTFQDARDIKSNIESADSSVIVGAGLLGIDLAAITAAQDVEGKYLMRGDCWWRYALSEQGASIIHDALRERGVEPVFQSGVDHFEVDETGHVTTAVDPNGDQYDADFVGIAIGLNFNTEILQNTPIECDDGIIVDEYMQTSHEDVFAAGDITQFYDRILGERGQNGAWGSAKEQGSIAAKNMIEYNSEPFEWVSSYSITHFDFPFLSFGHPTLGDDTAEAKHSDTEWRRLAFKDGRIVGGVLIGDLSPQSKYKQLMRERRVVSGQRDILMQEEFELDDLEPIETVIE; encoded by the coding sequence ATGACCCAGTCGTACGTGATTATCGGTGACGGGGTTGCGGGGAGCTCCGCCGCTGAGACACTTCGTGGGGAGGCACCTGATGCTGATATCACCGTTCTCACCGATGAAGGCGAGTCGTTATATAATAGAATTCTAATCAAGGAGTATGCAAAAGGAAAGCTCCCAGCGGCGCCAATCTCAATTCACGATGTGTCTTGGTATGATGATCGTGATATTAATCTCGAATTGAATACCCTTGTCGTTGATATTGATGTTACTGAGCATACAATTGAGACACATCATGGCGACGTGTATGACTGGGATAAGCTCCTTCTCGCGACAGGTGGGACGCCGACACAACTGCCGGTTGAGAACGCTGACGCAAATGGAGTCCATCACTTCTGGACATTCCAAGATGCTCGAGACATCAAATCAAACATTGAGTCTGCGGACAGTTCCGTTATTGTTGGAGCAGGATTACTCGGGATTGACCTCGCAGCTATCACTGCCGCACAGGACGTCGAAGGAAAGTACTTGATGCGCGGGGATTGCTGGTGGCGATATGCGCTTTCCGAGCAGGGTGCATCAATTATTCATGATGCGCTTCGTGAACGTGGCGTTGAGCCCGTGTTCCAGTCAGGAGTTGATCACTTTGAGGTCGATGAGACTGGTCATGTAACTACAGCCGTTGACCCAAATGGTGACCAGTATGATGCTGACTTCGTTGGTATTGCGATTGGGTTGAATTTCAATACTGAGATTCTCCAAAATACCCCAATCGAGTGTGATGATGGGATTATTGTCGATGAATATATGCAGACAAGTCACGAGGATGTATTCGCTGCAGGCGATATCACACAGTTTTATGACCGGATACTTGGAGAACGTGGGCAGAATGGCGCATGGGGGTCGGCAAAAGAGCAAGGATCGATTGCAGCAAAAAACATGATTGAGTATAATTCAGAACCATTTGAGTGGGTCTCATCATACTCGATTACTCACTTTGATTTCCCATTCCTCTCATTTGGACATCCAACCCTTGGTGATGATACTGCCGAGGCAAAACACTCCGACACTGAATGGCGACGATTAGCATTTAAAGATGGGCGTATTGTCGGTGGCGTTCTTATCGGTGACCTCTCACCACAATCGAAATATAAACAACTGATGCGAGAACGTCGCGTTGTCTCTGGTCAGCGTGATATATTGATGCAGGAAGAATTCGAATTAGACGATCTTGAGCCAATAGAAACAGTTATCGAGTGA
- a CDS encoding DUF6149 family protein — translation MKIRQNIRHFAAKKALTMPIIGDIATEKLVDLHVSIFGKKADPEYREEREPHLETFFDCTFETYVCALEEGFTEAEAREITHIQANFDFYNHGWTEMMEFPAEELETHYERYEEFFNRYNIDIASPLGDFKTQNIIAASSTPGRLNNPEHPHAEGGFADDVYVETESGELTVGSQTEPDTINVEDAPGLQDVDTDTDEITEA, via the coding sequence ATGAAAATTCGTCAGAATATTCGACATTTCGCCGCAAAGAAGGCACTCACGATGCCTATTATTGGTGATATCGCGACAGAAAAACTCGTGGATCTTCATGTCAGTATTTTTGGGAAGAAAGCCGACCCTGAGTACCGCGAGGAACGAGAGCCACATCTTGAGACATTTTTTGATTGCACATTTGAAACGTATGTCTGTGCACTTGAGGAAGGATTTACTGAGGCAGAAGCCCGGGAAATCACGCATATTCAAGCGAATTTCGACTTTTATAATCATGGATGGACAGAAATGATGGAATTCCCTGCGGAAGAACTTGAAACGCATTATGAGCGGTATGAGGAGTTCTTTAATAGATATAATATCGACATCGCAAGTCCACTTGGTGATTTCAAAACACAAAATATCATTGCAGCATCATCAACGCCAGGACGGCTTAATAACCCAGAACATCCACATGCCGAGGGTGGATTTGCGGACGACGTATACGTTGAAACTGAGTCTGGCGAACTTACTGTCGGTAGTCAAACAGAGCCAGATACTATTAATGTTGAAGATGCACCTGGACTCCAAGATGTTGATACTGACACCGATGAGATAACTGAAGCTTGA
- a CDS encoding NAD(P)/FAD-dependent oxidoreductase, which translates to MIGVVGGGIAGLAAAYRLQQAGHEVQVFEATETVGGLAAVYETAGDDIERFYHHLSKSEETIVALAEELGLGDRVEWRIGTNGYYVDGTAHPLNTPLDIITYPHLSLYDTFRLGLLTLGVDIRDGIPDLDAYDDLAAYEHMTVREFVEKHTTTGVYESFVDPLLDGKYGDRKHDVSAAWFLGRVRFRGERDPLRGEVLGYFDGGFGVLLDALIDAVGRENIMTNASVTDITIDSETNAVSSLTVTDTTGSKDDTDTMYSVDSAIVATMPNVLESLTGYTCDIDFQGAVCGLMSMDESVLDTYWLNIAHDAPFGALIEHTNFVDPERYGGDHLMYIAAYVQDQTEDLWQADDESVQKQWLTEIESMFPEFSRENINDIRISRNPRAAPIYERGYLDLVIPYDIGETVGDGIYYAGMASAAQYPERSLNGGVVAGYEAADRIIKTFDNGENTTQSSTDIDDTRNTNPMQSSTVRPDGGS; encoded by the coding sequence ATGATTGGTGTCGTCGGGGGCGGCATTGCTGGATTAGCTGCGGCATATCGGCTTCAACAAGCGGGACATGAAGTGCAGGTATTCGAAGCCACAGAAACGGTTGGTGGGCTTGCAGCTGTGTATGAAACAGCCGGTGACGATATTGAGCGATTCTACCATCACCTCTCAAAGTCCGAAGAAACAATCGTTGCACTCGCTGAAGAGCTGGGACTGGGGGATCGTGTTGAATGGCGTATCGGAACAAATGGATATTACGTCGATGGAACTGCACATCCACTCAATACTCCCTTAGACATTATTACATATCCACATCTAAGTCTGTACGACACTTTCAGACTTGGATTGTTGACTCTTGGCGTTGATATTCGCGATGGCATTCCAGATCTTGACGCATATGACGATCTTGCGGCGTATGAGCACATGACTGTCCGAGAGTTTGTCGAGAAACATACCACCACGGGCGTGTATGAGAGCTTCGTCGATCCATTGCTTGATGGGAAATACGGTGATCGAAAACATGACGTTTCAGCTGCATGGTTCCTTGGGCGTGTTCGATTCCGTGGTGAGCGTGATCCGTTGCGGGGAGAGGTGCTTGGTTACTTCGATGGTGGTTTTGGTGTATTGCTTGATGCGCTTATTGATGCTGTCGGTCGTGAGAATATCATGACAAATGCCTCTGTGACTGACATCACCATTGACTCAGAGACGAACGCTGTGAGTTCACTCACAGTGACCGATACTACAGGGTCGAAAGACGATACAGACACAATGTATTCAGTTGATTCGGCTATTGTAGCGACAATGCCAAATGTATTAGAATCACTCACAGGCTATACATGCGATATTGATTTCCAGGGAGCTGTCTGTGGACTTATGAGCATGGATGAGTCCGTATTAGATACATATTGGCTTAATATCGCACACGATGCGCCATTTGGGGCTCTTATTGAACATACGAACTTTGTTGATCCTGAAAGATATGGCGGTGATCATTTGATGTATATCGCCGCATACGTTCAGGACCAAACAGAGGACCTCTGGCAGGCTGATGACGAAAGTGTACAAAAACAATGGCTCACAGAAATTGAATCGATGTTTCCGGAGTTCAGTCGAGAAAATATTAATGATATTCGTATCTCACGGAATCCTCGTGCAGCACCGATATATGAACGTGGCTATCTTGATTTAGTTATTCCGTATGATATTGGAGAGACAGTCGGTGACGGGATTTATTACGCTGGGATGGCTTCGGCAGCACAGTATCCGGAGCGTTCGCTCAATGGCGGGGTTGTTGCTGGATACGAAGCAGCCGACCGTATTATTAAAACATTCGATAACGGTGAGAATACAACTCAGAGTAGCACTGATATTGATGATACACGAAATACAAACCCAATGCAGTCATCAACTGTGCGACCAGATGGTGGCTCATAA
- a CDS encoding homoserine kinase, translating to METVRAPATSANLGSGFDVFGVALDRPADIVRVERADKTTIEVTGVGSQYIPEDPHSNVVGAVAEALDAPAQIQIDKGVRPSSGLGSSAASAAAAAVALNGLYDRGLSRTELVPIAAEGEAIVSGEAHVDNVAPALLGGFTIARNSTVTTVDTTIPLVACLPEIAVSTRDARRVVPDSITMEEAVHTVGSAATLTVGMCQSNPALVGAGMDEHVVTPARAELVTGYDTVREAALTAGATGVTVSGAGPAILAVCKAERRRAVAAAMIDAFETADVEARAYQTCVSAGATLF from the coding sequence ATGGAGACGGTCAGGGCGCCTGCGACAAGTGCAAACCTTGGTAGTGGGTTTGACGTTTTTGGCGTTGCACTTGATCGTCCCGCTGACATTGTCCGCGTTGAGCGCGCCGATAAGACAACGATTGAGGTAACTGGGGTTGGAAGCCAATATATTCCGGAAGATCCACATTCAAATGTTGTTGGTGCTGTCGCAGAGGCACTTGATGCTCCTGCACAGATTCAAATTGACAAGGGTGTTCGACCGTCTTCGGGGCTTGGATCATCAGCCGCCAGTGCAGCAGCCGCGGCTGTTGCACTTAATGGATTATACGACCGCGGACTATCGCGGACAGAACTCGTTCCAATCGCTGCTGAGGGCGAAGCGATTGTTTCTGGCGAAGCACATGTTGATAATGTCGCACCAGCACTACTTGGTGGATTTACTATCGCTCGAAATAGCACGGTCACAACCGTTGATACCACGATCCCTCTTGTTGCATGTCTTCCAGAAATTGCCGTCTCGACGCGGGATGCTCGTCGAGTTGTCCCAGACTCGATAACGATGGAGGAAGCAGTTCATACAGTCGGGTCCGCAGCAACGCTCACCGTTGGAATGTGTCAAAGCAATCCAGCGTTGGTCGGAGCAGGAATGGATGAGCACGTTGTGACGCCAGCGCGAGCAGAATTGGTCACTGGATACGATACTGTTCGTGAGGCAGCACTAACTGCTGGAGCAACAGGTGTTACCGTCTCGGGAGCAGGTCCCGCGATTCTTGCCGTATGCAAGGCAGAAAGACGTCGTGCTGTTGCTGCGGCGATGATTGATGCATTTGAGACAGCTGATGTTGAAGCCCGCGCATACCAGACATGTGTAAGTGCCGGTGCGACATTATTCTAA
- the pdxS gene encoding pyridoxal 5'-phosphate synthase lyase subunit PdxS produces the protein MSEKTDLSELRRGTELVKRGFARMQKGGVIMDVVDAEQARIAEDAGAVAVMALESVPADIRKRGGVARMPDPDIVPEIIDEVSIPAMGKSRIGHTKEAEILESLGVDMIDESEVLTPADDRYHIDKRHFTAPFVCGARNLQEALRRIDEGAAMIRTKGEAGTGDVNQAVHHQRNIKSSIRELIGKSYEERERWARDHEAPAELVHETAEMGRLPVVNFAAGGIATPADAALMMHHGCDGIFVGSGVFGAENPRAMGRAIVEAVNNWDDPDELAQIASNPGKGMKGEANADLSEGEKLQTRGV, from the coding sequence ATGTCCGAGAAGACCGATCTGTCTGAATTACGCCGCGGTACGGAATTAGTGAAACGTGGGTTCGCACGGATGCAAAAAGGCGGCGTGATTATGGATGTCGTTGACGCCGAACAAGCACGGATTGCAGAAGACGCAGGTGCAGTCGCTGTGATGGCGCTTGAATCTGTTCCAGCAGACATTCGAAAGCGTGGCGGTGTTGCTCGGATGCCTGATCCAGACATTGTCCCTGAAATCATCGATGAAGTTTCAATTCCGGCGATGGGGAAGTCCCGAATCGGACACACAAAAGAGGCAGAAATCCTCGAATCTCTTGGCGTCGATATGATCGACGAAAGTGAGGTTCTTACCCCTGCTGATGACCGGTATCACATAGATAAGCGCCACTTTACCGCACCATTTGTTTGTGGCGCACGAAATCTTCAAGAAGCACTTCGTCGGATTGACGAAGGGGCAGCAATGATTCGGACAAAGGGTGAAGCTGGAACCGGCGATGTGAATCAAGCAGTTCATCATCAACGAAACATCAAGAGCTCAATCCGTGAACTCATTGGAAAAAGTTACGAAGAGCGTGAAAGATGGGCACGTGATCATGAGGCACCTGCAGAACTTGTTCATGAAACCGCTGAGATGGGTCGTCTCCCGGTCGTGAATTTCGCGGCTGGCGGCATTGCAACTCCAGCCGACGCTGCATTAATGATGCATCATGGCTGCGATGGGATTTTCGTTGGATCGGGTGTTTTCGGCGCTGAAAATCCACGTGCGATGGGTCGAGCAATTGTTGAAGCTGTAAACAATTGGGATGATCCTGATGAACTCGCTCAGATTGCATCCAACCCTGGTAAAGGCATGAAAGGCGAAGCTAACGCTGATCTATCTGAGGGCGAGAAACTGCAGACTCGCGGCGTGTAA
- a CDS encoding DUF1405 domain-containing protein — protein sequence MSISDALHRLTSGQGLPSADRLPRWLSPVPRWLENLGLRLVPAIIIINVLGTLFGFWYYGFHPIPQTDPLITWQFASEPVIMWPFVPDSPLATLFIALAFFTWWRGKTNEYLAALAFFGCWKLGLWTPYVLTVFADAFLSVTWTPLYLFLFISHLGMVIEAFVLHRIADFPIRAVGVALIWYGFNDIVDYLIPIVGDPHHTAIPVADTTTVGNSTALHLAAAGAITLTFIATFFALSTRIYKIKTRS from the coding sequence ATGTCTATATCCGATGCACTTCATCGACTTACATCCGGTCAGGGACTGCCGAGTGCAGACCGACTTCCGCGGTGGCTCTCGCCGGTGCCGAGATGGCTTGAGAATCTTGGACTCCGATTGGTTCCAGCAATAATTATTATCAACGTGCTTGGGACATTGTTTGGGTTTTGGTATTATGGGTTTCATCCCATCCCGCAAACTGATCCACTCATCACATGGCAGTTCGCAAGCGAGCCGGTCATCATGTGGCCATTTGTCCCTGATAGCCCACTTGCAACATTATTCATCGCGCTCGCGTTTTTTACGTGGTGGCGTGGAAAAACGAATGAATATCTTGCCGCTCTTGCCTTTTTTGGCTGTTGGAAGCTTGGGCTATGGACACCGTATGTACTTACTGTGTTTGCGGATGCATTCTTATCTGTTACATGGACGCCACTGTATCTATTTTTATTTATTAGTCATCTCGGAATGGTTATCGAAGCGTTTGTGCTACATCGGATTGCAGACTTTCCTATTCGGGCTGTGGGTGTTGCGCTTATATGGTATGGATTCAACGATATTGTCGATTATCTCATACCGATTGTTGGCGACCCGCATCATACCGCAATTCCGGTGGCAGACACAACCACTGTCGGAAACTCAACTGCACTCCACCTTGCAGCTGCCGGCGCGATTACGCTCACATTTATTGCAACGTTCTTTGCACTCTCAACGCGTATCTATAAGATCAAAACTCGTTCATGA
- a CDS encoding HFX_2341 family transcriptional regulator: MQTHVVPVGFDYDRLIAPLIRDQVDVDRVILLEGAVGSESNVEYSQNLSKKLEKDFKNLLGADTNRVVVADVYDYDAAFEQAYDLINDQLDIAKDAEVWVNVSAMPRPVSFAYATAAHSIMVERQADRDRIHTYYTAPEKYLETELAEEVRAAKELLGDILDSSNATEFDQRIRERHQTAADLIEEFDERGTTIGAKPVDGGHIIELPVASFRNVKPFEKIILFELGEYGEFDSVSELAEMLARDMNEEYTDSFRSKVIYNVDRLGPGGKGYIEQEDRGKSYRTRLSHIGQLWVRAHAEDDDVLAQQVQAETDTYQN; encoded by the coding sequence ATGCAGACACACGTGGTCCCCGTTGGATTTGATTACGATCGGCTCATTGCACCGCTGATACGAGATCAAGTAGATGTTGACCGCGTTATTCTGCTTGAGGGCGCGGTGGGCAGTGAATCAAACGTTGAGTATTCTCAAAATCTCTCTAAAAAACTTGAGAAGGATTTCAAGAATTTACTAGGTGCTGATACGAATCGTGTCGTCGTTGCGGATGTATACGATTATGACGCTGCATTTGAGCAGGCATATGATCTCATCAATGATCAACTCGACATTGCGAAAGATGCAGAGGTATGGGTGAACGTCTCAGCAATGCCCCGTCCGGTCTCATTTGCGTATGCTACGGCTGCTCATTCAATTATGGTTGAACGCCAAGCCGATAGAGATCGGATTCATACGTACTATACGGCCCCTGAAAAGTATCTTGAGACGGAACTCGCTGAGGAAGTGCGTGCTGCGAAAGAACTTCTTGGGGATATTCTTGATAGTAGTAACGCCACAGAATTTGATCAGCGTATTCGCGAGCGACACCAGACAGCTGCTGATCTCATTGAAGAATTTGATGAACGGGGGACGACAATCGGCGCTAAGCCTGTGGATGGTGGACATATCATTGAACTTCCAGTCGCTTCATTTCGGAACGTCAAACCATTCGAAAAGATCATTTTGTTTGAACTCGGTGAATACGGAGAGTTTGATTCGGTCTCAGAACTTGCTGAGATGCTCGCGCGTGACATGAATGAGGAATATACTGACTCATTCCGCTCGAAGGTGATATATAATGTCGATCGTCTTGGTCCCGGTGGAAAAGGATATATCGAACAGGAGGACCGTGGAAAATCATATCGAACCCGACTTTCACATATTGGCCAACTTTGGGTACGAGCACACGCTGAGGATGATGATGTCCTTGCACAGCAAGTTCAAGCAGAAACTGATACCTATCAAAATTAA
- a CDS encoding DUF3311 domain-containing protein, protein MTRNQRDYIWIGVFAVLVTFAIPWFLWGNTVTFGGLPVWLWWHIGWMCIAAVAFAAFTRNAWDRGMDVPITGVDDGMEDRADG, encoded by the coding sequence ATGACCCGAAATCAGAGGGATTATATATGGATCGGGGTTTTTGCAGTGCTTGTCACATTCGCCATCCCATGGTTTCTATGGGGAAACACCGTCACGTTCGGAGGTCTTCCAGTGTGGTTATGGTGGCATATCGGATGGATGTGTATTGCAGCGGTTGCATTTGCCGCTTTTACCCGCAACGCATGGGACCGTGGTATGGATGTTCCAATAACAGGTGTTGATGATGGCATGGAGGACCGAGCAGATGGCTGA
- the dnaG gene encoding DNA primase DnaG, whose protein sequence is MNDSDKYLIHAAITADGIVERSDVVGAIFGQTEGLLGDELDLRDLQQSSKVGRIDADIDSQNGQSFGEVTIASSLDRVQTAILAASLETITRVGPCDATVEVTNIEDVRQAKRREVVERAKELLVESFDESVMTSSEILEEVKESVRIGEIDEYGGLPAGPHVADSDAVIIVEGRADVLTLLQYGIKNAVGVEGTNIPESIAKLTHNRTTTAFFDGDRGGDLILRELSQVGDVDYVAFAPENKSVEDLKRAAVFDALREKISIDAVEIDPNRRVDNEPDVGSATNADIGLNTESSDTDESSSQTTVTDGEGKVRSKAISAAEYHTDTSGVDNAHRDQSPDVITNDQSATETHSDDVEQRTTNQHISTANNSSQVQSESVTTDSAVDSNNLDSVNTISSEAQSSQSPNQSVDKSERETEPETETETDVNYSPEKTQSNTNKNSVTDVQSSVEGQPDMSEEASKSDNGAQDNSAGESEEPSSLRDHARTVVGGDTGCVRLVDEEYTTLTEAPVATAVDAVKTADAVPHGVIADGDITQPLLDIASQRGVEQIIAASTDEFVKRPVGLQLRTADELLS, encoded by the coding sequence ATGAACGACTCAGATAAATATCTCATCCACGCCGCGATTACTGCAGACGGAATCGTTGAGCGCTCTGACGTTGTGGGAGCGATCTTTGGTCAAACAGAGGGATTGCTGGGCGACGAACTCGATCTTCGTGATCTTCAGCAGTCCTCAAAAGTCGGGCGAATTGATGCCGACATTGATTCACAGAATGGTCAATCTTTTGGCGAGGTTACAATCGCCAGTAGTCTTGATCGTGTTCAAACAGCAATTCTTGCTGCCTCGCTCGAGACAATTACTCGGGTTGGACCATGTGATGCGACTGTTGAAGTTACTAACATTGAGGATGTCCGGCAAGCCAAACGTCGTGAAGTCGTTGAACGAGCAAAAGAGCTTCTTGTTGAGTCATTTGATGAAAGTGTGATGACTTCTTCAGAGATTCTTGAGGAGGTTAAAGAAAGTGTTCGAATCGGAGAAATTGATGAATACGGCGGTCTCCCTGCTGGTCCGCATGTTGCTGATTCTGATGCAGTTATTATCGTTGAGGGACGTGCCGACGTACTGACACTTCTTCAGTATGGGATCAAGAATGCAGTTGGAGTCGAGGGGACCAATATCCCAGAGTCGATAGCCAAGTTGACACACAATCGAACGACGACAGCTTTCTTTGACGGCGACCGTGGTGGTGATCTCATTCTTCGTGAATTAAGCCAAGTCGGCGATGTTGATTATGTTGCATTCGCCCCCGAAAACAAATCTGTAGAGGATCTCAAACGCGCAGCTGTATTTGATGCACTCCGAGAGAAAATCTCAATTGACGCAGTGGAGATTGATCCCAACCGTAGGGTAGATAATGAGCCTGATGTTGGTAGCGCCACTAATGCAGATATTGGTCTCAATACTGAATCCAGCGATACTGACGAATCATCATCCCAAACAACAGTCACTGATGGTGAAGGAAAAGTGCGTTCTAAAGCCATATCGGCAGCAGAATATCATACGGACACATCAGGCGTTGATAATGCACATAGAGACCAATCGCCAGATGTAATCACAAACGATCAATCAGCAACTGAAACACACTCAGATGATGTCGAGCAACGTACCACCAATCAACATATTTCAACAGCAAATAATAGCTCCCAGGTTCAATCAGAATCTGTCACAACTGATTCAGCAGTAGATTCAAACAACTTAGACAGTGTAAATACCATTTCATCAGAAGCACAATCATCCCAGTCACCTAATCAATCCGTGGATAAGTCAGAACGAGAGACAGAACCAGAGACAGAGACAGAGACGGATGTGAATTATTCACCTGAGAAGACACAATCAAATACTAATAAAAACTCCGTTACTGATGTCCAAAGCAGTGTCGAGGGGCAACCGGATATGTCTGAGGAAGCATCAAAGTCTGACAACGGTGCTCAGGATAACTCAGCGGGGGAATCCGAAGAGCCCAGTTCGTTACGCGATCACGCACGCACAGTCGTTGGTGGAGACACAGGGTGCGTTCGGCTTGTTGATGAAGAGTATACAACGCTCACGGAAGCACCAGTTGCAACCGCTGTTGATGCCGTTAAGACAGCCGATGCTGTTCCACACGGTGTCATCGCCGATGGAGATATCACGCAGCCACTGCTTGATATCGCCTCACAGCGCGGTGTTGAGCAGATTATCGCTGCATCAACAGATGAGTTCGTGAAGCGACCAGTTGGTCTGCAATTGCGGACAGCAGATGAGCTACTGAGCTGA
- a CDS encoding GNAT family N-acetyltransferase: protein MNTYRSSHPTDYPRLISLQQYLYSPSPHLLRTVVRTQKLGNCLVSTTQAADAVGYALWLTSTEQTDPRTSDLIEESKYYSDEDDKVHTDNINISNTDATANAHLAELVIHPTYRRQRRGFQLLNAVFTRLNSGTRLTLNVAVNNSPARALYETAGFNPVCRHEGFYQIETNNQTTELDAITYAKMIQQL, encoded by the coding sequence GTGAACACATACCGTTCTAGTCATCCTACAGATTATCCACGGCTTATATCACTTCAACAGTATCTTTACTCACCGTCACCACACTTACTTCGGACCGTTGTCAGAACACAGAAGCTTGGTAATTGTCTTGTCTCAACCACGCAGGCAGCAGATGCTGTTGGATATGCACTTTGGCTCACCAGTACCGAGCAGACCGATCCTAGGACATCCGATCTTATTGAGGAATCAAAATATTATTCTGATGAAGATGATAAAGTACACACTGATAATATAAATATATCAAATACCGATGCGACAGCGAACGCACACCTTGCCGAGTTAGTTATCCATCCTACCTACCGACGGCAGAGGCGTGGATTTCAATTATTGAATGCGGTTTTCACCCGACTTAATTCTGGAACTCGACTTACACTCAATGTTGCTGTCAATAATAGCCCGGCACGAGCGTTGTATGAAACTGCCGGATTCAATCCAGTCTGTCGCCATGAGGGGTTTTATCAAATCGAGACAAATAATCAAACCACTGAGTTGGATGCAATCACATATGCGAAGATGATTCAGCAACTGTAA
- a CDS encoding DUF92 domain-containing protein, protein MQPTLRRAGGFALIGTLAVTAPVLGQAAFAPFAAVGIMAAFLITDGPIFELFARPGDRQDGRLNGLAGFALAAAGLAILSTELGLPVELFVASVLILAYGNLGKRLIAETSDEPFVGTAGFVITGTLAGIAGQFTTATIIESQVVIPRYVFLATAGALVAALLREMLFERDDPLVMLASGLLLWLFAYLGSGVEAIELSVALAVTAALGFISYALGTASVAGMLSGVLLSLLVIVLGGFGWFAVVISFFSLGALSTKYRYDEKKQRGIAEENEGARGTGNVLGNAAVALICVICFAASESIPIDPVLFQYAFAGSIAAALSDTLSSELGGLYDNPRLITTFTPVPPGTDGGVTWQGEIFGILGGLIIGIVAFALFPSVDATGSIAIGIAGFLGMTADSILGATIEGDKVGNETVNLAATFIGAILSVGSAITLL, encoded by the coding sequence GTGCAACCTACGCTCCGGCGGGCTGGTGGATTTGCCCTTATTGGGACCTTGGCGGTCACCGCTCCGGTGCTTGGTCAGGCTGCATTCGCACCCTTCGCCGCTGTTGGTATCATGGCTGCATTCCTGATCACCGACGGTCCAATTTTTGAATTATTCGCCCGCCCCGGCGATAGGCAGGATGGTCGACTAAATGGGCTTGCAGGATTTGCTCTTGCAGCCGCTGGACTCGCGATTTTATCAACAGAACTTGGACTTCCAGTTGAGTTGTTTGTTGCATCGGTTCTTATTCTTGCATATGGAAACCTCGGAAAACGACTCATCGCAGAGACGTCTGATGAACCATTTGTCGGGACTGCTGGATTTGTTATCACTGGGACACTGGCTGGCATTGCTGGACAATTTACGACAGCGACAATCATTGAATCTCAAGTCGTAATCCCCCGATATGTCTTCCTTGCGACTGCTGGGGCGCTTGTCGCAGCATTACTTCGTGAAATGCTTTTTGAACGTGATGATCCGCTTGTAATGCTTGCGAGTGGACTTTTATTATGGCTCTTTGCGTATCTTGGGAGTGGGGTTGAAGCAATTGAGCTTAGCGTGGCACTTGCTGTCACAGCCGCTCTTGGGTTTATCTCATATGCGCTTGGGACCGCATCTGTAGCCGGCATGCTCTCTGGAGTCCTTCTCAGTCTGCTTGTCATCGTCCTTGGTGGATTCGGATGGTTCGCTGTGGTTATTAGCTTCTTCAGTCTTGGCGCACTGTCGACAAAATATCGATATGATGAGAAGAAACAACGAGGCATTGCAGAGGAAAACGAAGGCGCACGCGGGACGGGAAATGTTCTTGGAAACGCTGCCGTTGCCCTGATTTGTGTCATCTGCTTCGCAGCAAGTGAGTCAATCCCTATTGACCCGGTGTTATTTCAATATGCTTTCGCTGGCTCAATCGCTGCCGCACTCAGTGATACACTCTCATCAGAACTTGGTGGATTATATGATAATCCACGACTAATTACAACATTTACACCGGTGCCTCCAGGGACTGACGGTGGGGTAACATGGCAAGGAGAGATATTCGGTATTCTTGGTGGGCTCATTATTGGAATTGTTGCATTTGCGTTGTTTCCATCAGTGGATGCTACTGGGAGTATAGCAATTGGAATCGCTGGGTTTCTTGGCATGACAGCTGATAGCATTCTTGGAGCGACGATTGAGGGTGACAAAGTTGGCAATGAGACAGTTAATTTAGCTGCAACGTTCATCGGTGCAATCCTGAGTGTCGGTAGCGCGATTACCTTACTGTGA